The proteins below come from a single Piscinibacter gummiphilus genomic window:
- a CDS encoding ATP-binding protein — MNLATPPDPPVPSHLPALGPAVAPSARTESVQQGDAVQRVVKVRRDYNSWVARETMEDYALRFTPRAFRKWSEMRVANTAFGAASFLILEAVGATLLVQYGFLNAFWAVLATGLIIFLAGLPISTYAAKHGLDMDLLTRGAGFGYIGSTITSLIYASFTFIFFALEAAVMAYALELAFDIPPAWGYLICAVVVIPLVTHGVTAISRLQVWTQPLWLVMLVVPYCFVFWHNPGVLDDIAHYGGAPAGGADGTKFNVYLFGAAMTVGIALMTQMGEQVDYLRFMPEKTAKNRKRWWAGVLIGGPGWVIPGVVKMLGGMVLAYLAISHSVPTDRAVDPNQMYLAAYEYVFSRPGWAVAAVMVFVVISQLKINVTNAYAGSLAWSNFFARLTHSHPGRVVWVVFNTLIALMLMELDVFRALGGVLGLYSNIAISWIMAVVADLVINKPLGLSPPGIEFKRAHLYDVNPVGVGAMGAASVLSIAAYLGMFGPLAEAFSALIALITAMVVSPLIAWYTKGRYYIARQSKGLFTGLQQCVICEREYEVDDLAHCLAYLGNICSLCCSLDARCNDLCKPEARLSSQWSRALRKLLPQRVWPYIDTGLGHYLLVMAIVVPLLAGVFALLYQQELRNLGEMVDTLGPALKLGFIKAFAALLLVSGIVAWWLVLTHKSRQVAQEESNRQTQAAHEQTLALRREIDSHRQTDLALQEAKLAADLANQAKSRYITTVSHELRTPLNSILGYAQLLEEDPSIPGHRRQAVSVIRRGGDHLLSLIEHTLDIARIEGGKLRLEPRPLRFREAVQQLVHMFELQAAGKGIEFRADLGEVMPEVVRADEKRLRQILINVLGNAVKFTQAGRVVFRLRYAREMAVFEIEDTGPGIAPDELTHIFEPFARGSETTSGGTGLGLTIAKMLTDLMGGELTVTSTVGVGTVFRIRLFLPEARGAVAALEVPRTTRTGYRGERRRILIVDNEEVDRSLLVTVLQPLGFELMQAASGHEALEVVAGFGPHAILMDLAMPGIDGWATIRAIRAQHLSDAPIAIVSGNAFDKDLENDVGITPQDFVLKPVRVHELLDWLGSRLKLEWLEAPREAAPGAAPAPVRWVLPDEAQLKALDELIHLGYFRGIVKKLDEIERDNAACASFVAHLRGQARNFQLDAMSTLVRRALNDPATL; from the coding sequence ATGAACCTTGCCACCCCGCCGGACCCGCCTGTGCCGTCGCATCTGCCTGCGCTCGGGCCGGCCGTAGCGCCCAGCGCTCGCACCGAATCAGTGCAGCAAGGCGACGCCGTGCAGCGGGTGGTGAAGGTGCGCCGCGACTACAACAGCTGGGTCGCCCGCGAGACGATGGAGGACTACGCACTGCGCTTCACGCCGCGCGCCTTCCGCAAGTGGTCGGAGATGCGCGTGGCCAACACGGCCTTCGGCGCCGCCTCGTTCCTCATCCTCGAAGCGGTGGGCGCGACGCTGCTCGTGCAATACGGCTTCCTCAACGCCTTCTGGGCTGTGCTCGCCACTGGCCTGATCATCTTCCTGGCCGGCCTGCCCATCAGCACCTACGCCGCGAAGCACGGTCTCGACATGGACCTGCTGACGCGCGGCGCGGGCTTCGGCTACATCGGCTCCACCATCACCTCGCTCATCTACGCGAGCTTCACCTTCATCTTCTTCGCGCTCGAGGCGGCGGTGATGGCCTATGCGCTGGAGCTGGCGTTCGACATCCCGCCCGCCTGGGGTTACCTGATCTGCGCGGTGGTGGTGATCCCGCTCGTCACGCACGGGGTCACCGCGATCAGCCGCCTGCAGGTGTGGACGCAGCCGCTCTGGCTCGTGATGCTGGTGGTGCCGTACTGCTTCGTCTTCTGGCACAACCCCGGCGTGCTCGACGACATCGCCCACTACGGCGGCGCGCCGGCGGGCGGTGCCGATGGCACGAAGTTCAACGTCTACCTCTTCGGCGCCGCGATGACGGTGGGCATCGCGCTCATGACGCAGATGGGCGAGCAGGTCGACTACCTGCGCTTCATGCCCGAGAAGACGGCGAAGAACCGCAAGCGCTGGTGGGCCGGGGTGTTGATTGGCGGGCCGGGCTGGGTGATCCCGGGTGTCGTCAAGATGCTGGGCGGCATGGTGCTCGCCTACCTCGCGATCAGCCACTCGGTGCCCACCGACCGCGCGGTCGACCCCAATCAGATGTACCTCGCCGCCTACGAGTACGTGTTCTCGCGCCCAGGGTGGGCGGTGGCGGCGGTGATGGTGTTCGTCGTGATCTCGCAGCTCAAGATCAACGTCACCAACGCCTATGCCGGCTCGCTCGCGTGGAGCAACTTCTTCGCGCGCCTCACGCACAGCCACCCGGGGCGTGTGGTGTGGGTGGTGTTCAACACGCTCATCGCGCTGATGCTGATGGAGTTGGACGTGTTTCGCGCGCTGGGCGGCGTGCTGGGCCTGTACTCCAACATCGCGATCAGCTGGATCATGGCCGTGGTGGCCGACCTCGTGATCAACAAGCCGCTCGGTCTCTCGCCCCCCGGCATCGAATTCAAGCGCGCACATCTCTACGACGTGAACCCGGTCGGCGTGGGCGCGATGGGCGCCGCCTCGGTGCTCTCGATCGCGGCCTACCTCGGCATGTTCGGGCCCCTGGCCGAAGCCTTCTCGGCGTTGATCGCGCTCATCACCGCGATGGTGGTGTCACCGCTGATCGCCTGGTACACCAAGGGCCGCTACTACATCGCCCGCCAATCGAAAGGCCTCTTCACCGGCCTGCAGCAGTGCGTGATCTGCGAGCGCGAATACGAGGTCGACGACCTCGCGCATTGCCTCGCCTACCTCGGCAACATCTGCTCGCTGTGCTGCTCGCTCGACGCGCGCTGCAACGACCTCTGCAAGCCCGAAGCGCGCCTGTCGTCGCAGTGGTCGCGCGCCCTGCGCAAGCTCCTGCCGCAACGTGTGTGGCCCTACATCGACACCGGCCTCGGCCACTACCTGCTGGTGATGGCCATCGTGGTGCCGCTGCTGGCGGGTGTGTTCGCGCTGCTCTACCAGCAGGAGCTGCGCAACCTCGGCGAGATGGTCGACACGCTCGGCCCCGCCTTGAAGCTCGGCTTCATCAAAGCCTTCGCTGCACTGTTGCTCGTGAGTGGCATCGTCGCCTGGTGGCTGGTGCTGACGCACAAGAGCCGCCAGGTCGCACAGGAAGAGTCCAACCGCCAGACGCAGGCCGCCCACGAGCAGACGCTCGCGCTGCGCCGCGAGATCGACTCGCACCGCCAGACCGACCTGGCGCTCCAGGAAGCCAAGCTCGCCGCCGACCTCGCCAACCAGGCCAAGAGCCGCTACATCACGACCGTGAGCCATGAGCTGCGCACGCCGCTCAACAGCATCCTCGGCTATGCGCAGCTGCTGGAGGAAGACCCCTCCATCCCCGGCCACCGCCGGCAGGCGGTGAGCGTGATCCGCCGTGGCGGCGACCACCTGCTCTCGCTCATCGAGCACACGCTTGACATCGCCCGCATCGAAGGCGGCAAGCTGCGCCTGGAGCCGCGCCCGCTGCGCTTCCGCGAGGCGGTGCAGCAGCTGGTGCACATGTTCGAGCTGCAGGCGGCGGGCAAGGGCATCGAGTTCCGCGCCGACCTCGGCGAGGTGATGCCCGAGGTCGTGCGCGCCGATGAAAAGCGCCTGCGCCAGATCCTCATCAACGTGCTGGGCAACGCAGTCAAGTTCACGCAGGCGGGGCGCGTGGTCTTCCGCCTGCGCTATGCGCGCGAGATGGCCGTCTTCGAGATCGAAGACACCGGACCCGGCATTGCGCCCGACGAGCTGACGCACATCTTCGAGCCCTTCGCCCGCGGCAGCGAGACCACCAGCGGTGGCACGGGCCTCGGCCTCACCATCGCGAAGATGCTCACCGACCTGATGGGCGGTGAGCTGACGGTGACGAGCACGGTGGGCGTGGGCACCGTCTTCCGCATCAGGCTCTTCCTGCCCGAAGCGCGCGGCGCCGTGGCCGCGCTCGAAGTGCCACGCACCACGCGCACCGGCTACCGCGGCGAGCGCCGCCGCATCCTCATCGTCGACAACGAAGAGGTCGACCGCTCCTTGCTCGTCACCGTGCTGCAGCCGCTCGGCTTCGAGCTCATGCAGGCGGCGTCCGGCCACGAGGCGCTGGAGGTGGTGGCCGGCTTCGGGCCGCACGCGATCCTCATGGACCTCGCCATGCCTGGCATCGATGGCTGGGCCACCATCCGCGCCATCCGCGCACAGCACCTGAGCGACGCGCCCATCGCCATCGTCTCCGGCAACGCCTTCGACAAGGACCTGGAGAACGACGTCGGCATCACCCCGCAAGACTTCGTGCTGAAGCCCGTGCGCGTGCACGAGCTGCTCGACTGGCTGGGCTCTCGCCTGAAGCTCGAGTGGCTCGAAGCGCCGCGCGAAGCCGCGCCCGGTGCGGCACCCGCGCCCGTGCGCTGGGTGCTGCCAGACGAAGCACAACTCAAGGCGCTCGACGAGCTGATCCACCTCGGCTACTTCCGCGGCATCGTGAAGAAGCTCGACGAGATCGAGCGCGACAATGCCGCCTGCGCGAGCTTCGTGGCCCACCTGCGCGGCCAGGCGCGCAACTTCCAACTCGATGCCATGAGCACCCTGGTGCGCCGAGCCCTCAATGACCCCGCGACCCTCTGA
- a CDS encoding response regulator, producing MTPRPSDASRLPDRTASDVVLIVDDVPDNLSLLHDALDEAGYTVLVATSGETALQRAAQAVPDVVLLDAVMPGMDGFEVARRLKADPDTAHIPILFMTGLTDTEHVVAAFGAGGADYVTKPIRPQEVLARMAVHMQSARQARQARNALDAFGHATMAVHVSNDRMSGKAVWQTPLARQLMHTYFGVDPGQVPAELLEWLREQSALADEGREGRPLTVTRESRQLVFSLQERTSDDDWLMVLREVSDAAVVEALLQAFKLTMKEAEVLYWVVKGKTNRDIGDILGSSPATVKKHLEHVFEKLGVETRNAAASLAMKKVRMLAG from the coding sequence ATGACCCCGCGACCCTCTGACGCATCCCGCCTGCCCGACCGCACCGCCAGCGACGTGGTGCTGATCGTCGACGACGTGCCCGACAACCTCTCGCTGCTGCACGACGCGCTCGACGAAGCCGGCTACACCGTGCTCGTGGCCACCAGCGGCGAGACCGCGCTGCAGCGCGCCGCCCAGGCGGTGCCCGACGTGGTGCTGCTCGACGCCGTGATGCCCGGCATGGACGGCTTCGAGGTCGCACGCCGCCTGAAGGCCGACCCCGACACCGCACACATCCCCATCCTCTTCATGACCGGCCTCACCGACACCGAGCACGTGGTGGCGGCCTTCGGCGCGGGCGGGGCCGACTACGTGACCAAGCCCATCCGCCCGCAGGAGGTGCTGGCACGCATGGCGGTGCACATGCAGAGCGCGCGCCAGGCCCGGCAGGCGCGCAACGCGCTCGATGCCTTCGGCCACGCCACGATGGCGGTGCACGTGAGCAACGACCGGATGAGCGGCAAGGCCGTGTGGCAGACGCCGCTTGCGCGCCAGCTGATGCACACCTACTTCGGCGTCGACCCCGGCCAGGTGCCCGCCGAGCTGCTGGAGTGGCTGCGCGAGCAGTCGGCCCTCGCCGACGAAGGCCGCGAAGGCCGGCCGCTCACCGTGACCCGGGAATCCCGCCAGCTCGTTTTCTCGCTGCAGGAACGCACGAGCGACGACGACTGGCTGATGGTGCTGCGCGAGGTCTCCGACGCGGCCGTGGTCGAAGCGCTGCTGCAGGCCTTCAAGCTCACGATGAAGGAGGCCGAGGTGCTGTACTGGGTGGTCAAGGGCAAGACCAACCGCGACATCGGCGACATCCTCGGCAGCAGCCCGGCTACGGTGAAGAAGCACCTGGAGCATGTGTTCGAGAAGCTCGGCGTCGAGACCCGCAACGCGGCGGCGTCGCTTGCGATGAAGAAGGTGCGCATGCTGGCGGGGTGA
- a CDS encoding urease subunit beta translates to MTPGELFTDGPDHVLNAGRRTATLVIENTGDRPIQVGSHYHFAETNAALRFDRKAAHGMRLNIASGTAVRFEPGQQRTVELVDFAGERKVYGFRGLVQGAL, encoded by the coding sequence ATGACGCCCGGCGAGCTCTTCACCGACGGGCCCGACCACGTGCTCAACGCCGGCCGCCGCACCGCCACGCTCGTGATCGAGAACACCGGCGACCGGCCGATCCAGGTCGGGTCGCACTACCACTTCGCCGAGACCAACGCCGCGCTGAGGTTCGACCGCAAAGCGGCGCACGGCATGCGGCTCAACATCGCCTCAGGCACCGCGGTGCGCTTCGAGCCGGGGCAGCAGCGCACGGTGGAGCTGGTGGACTTTGCGGGCGAACGCAAGGTGTATGGCTTTCGCGGCCTGGTGCAGGGCGCGCTCTGA
- the ureA gene encoding urease subunit gamma yields the protein MELTPREKDKLLIFTASLLAERRKARGLKLNYPEAVAMISAAIMEGARDGKTVAALMSEGKTILTRDDVMDGIPELIPEIQVEATFPDGTKLVTVHQPIA from the coding sequence ATGGAACTGACTCCACGCGAAAAAGACAAGCTCCTGATCTTCACCGCGTCGCTGCTCGCCGAGCGCCGCAAGGCCCGGGGGCTCAAGCTCAACTACCCCGAAGCCGTGGCGATGATCAGCGCCGCCATCATGGAAGGCGCGCGAGACGGCAAGACCGTCGCAGCGCTGATGAGCGAGGGCAAGACGATCCTCACGCGCGACGACGTGATGGACGGCATCCCCGAGCTGATCCCCGAGATCCAGGTCGAAGCGACCTTTCCCGACGGCACCAAATTGGTGACCGTGCACCAACCTATTGCATAA
- a CDS encoding LysR substrate-binding domain-containing protein, with protein sequence MELRQLRYFIRVVELGSMGRAAADLGVVTSALSQQISRLESELATRLLQRSPTGVVPTDAGVAFWRQAQLAVRHADEAAQAAQQQRLAGRVSVGLAPSTASVLALPLMQAMRERYPEIRLHLVESLSGNLSAMLNARQLDLAVLFETDAEQRFSVGPLLDEGLYLIGAASLPGMPRGKQVRLKDLANLPLVMPSGTHGLRAVVDQAFARAKCRPRIVADIDGLAILMDAVRAGWAATVQPGAATARLPGENLQVVKVADAGAQRRNLLASLSDDELSPVALATRVVIGDVVRELVGAGLWAGARLR encoded by the coding sequence ATGGAACTGCGCCAACTTCGCTACTTCATCCGCGTCGTCGAACTCGGCAGCATGGGCCGTGCGGCGGCCGACCTGGGCGTCGTCACCTCGGCACTCAGCCAGCAGATCAGCCGGCTGGAAAGCGAGCTGGCCACCCGGCTGCTTCAACGCAGCCCGACCGGCGTGGTGCCCACCGACGCGGGTGTGGCTTTCTGGCGCCAGGCGCAGCTCGCCGTGCGCCATGCCGACGAGGCGGCGCAGGCCGCGCAGCAGCAGCGCCTCGCCGGGCGCGTGAGCGTGGGCCTCGCGCCGTCGACCGCCTCCGTGCTCGCGCTGCCGCTGATGCAGGCAATGCGTGAGCGCTACCCCGAGATTCGCCTGCACCTGGTGGAGAGCCTCTCGGGCAACCTGTCGGCCATGCTCAACGCGCGCCAGCTCGACCTGGCGGTGCTTTTCGAGACTGATGCGGAGCAGCGCTTCAGCGTGGGCCCGCTGCTCGACGAGGGCCTGTACCTGATCGGTGCTGCCAGCCTGCCCGGCATGCCGCGCGGCAAGCAGGTGCGCCTGAAAGACCTGGCGAACCTGCCGCTCGTGATGCCCAGCGGAACGCACGGCCTGCGTGCGGTGGTGGACCAGGCTTTCGCCCGCGCGAAGTGCAGGCCGCGCATCGTGGCCGACATCGACGGGCTGGCGATCCTCATGGATGCCGTGCGCGCCGGCTGGGCGGCCACGGTGCAGCCCGGCGCCGCCACGGCCCGCCTGCCCGGCGAGAACCTGCAGGTGGTGAAGGTGGCCGACGCCGGTGCGCAGCGCCGCAACCTGCTGGCAAGCCTGTCGGACGACGAGCTCTCGCCGGTGGCGCTGGCCACGCGCGTGGTGATCGGTGACGTGGTGCGCGAGTTGGTCGGCGCCGGGCTGTGGGCCGGTGCGAGGCTTCGCTAG